One genomic window of Paracholeplasma manati includes the following:
- the infB gene encoding translation initiation factor IF-2: MNKRPNSKKNESRTSNIPRRDANVVRGKTIIYKPNMKVSEVAEGLGISNAEIIKKLMMLGVMTSVNQSIDRDTIELISEDMGFKIQDEVITDITRFDEMKFEDAAEDLVKRAPIVTIMGHVDHGKTTLLDTIRHTRVVAGEAGGITQHIGAYQVERNGEKITFIDTPGHAAFTEMRARGAKVTDLCILVVAADDGVMPQTVEALEHAKAAQVPIIVAVNKMDKPQANPELVMTELSNLGLIPEAWGGNTPYVEVSALKGKGIDTLLDVIQLVSEIEDLKANPNRLASGTVIEARLDKGRGIVTTVIVTNGTLKVGDNVVAGNTYGKIRTMNDDTKRRYDEAIPGQPVEITGLFDMPEAGDIFVALSDERQARQIAEERQARQREGEMAKQKKASLKSMMEQAEAEQKELVLIIKGDTQGSIEALKGSLEKLDIEGLHVNVIRSSVGAITESDVSLASASNAIIIGFNVRPTSVVREFAKSQGVEVRLYNIIYKAIEDIEAALTGMLAPEFEEVVTGQAEVRSVFRISKVGAVAGCYVTDGVIERNSLVRVIREGIVVYEGKMASLKRFKDDAKEVKAGYECGISIENFNDIKEGDIMEASIEKEVERG; the protein is encoded by the coding sequence ATGAACAAACGTCCTAATTCAAAGAAAAATGAATCTAGAACGTCGAACATACCAAGAAGAGACGCCAACGTCGTTCGTGGTAAAACGATTATTTACAAGCCAAACATGAAAGTATCAGAAGTGGCTGAAGGGTTAGGCATTTCGAATGCTGAAATCATTAAAAAGCTCATGATGCTCGGGGTGATGACCTCTGTGAACCAGTCGATTGACCGTGATACGATTGAACTCATCTCCGAAGATATGGGATTTAAAATCCAAGACGAAGTGATTACCGATATTACCCGTTTTGATGAAATGAAGTTTGAAGACGCCGCTGAAGATTTGGTGAAACGTGCACCAATCGTGACCATCATGGGTCACGTTGACCACGGTAAAACCACCTTATTGGATACCATTCGCCACACCCGTGTGGTCGCTGGTGAAGCCGGTGGTATTACACAGCACATTGGTGCTTACCAAGTAGAACGTAATGGTGAAAAAATCACCTTTATCGATACCCCAGGACATGCAGCATTTACTGAAATGCGTGCACGTGGGGCGAAAGTCACCGATTTATGTATTTTGGTGGTTGCTGCCGATGACGGCGTGATGCCACAAACGGTAGAAGCACTTGAACATGCGAAAGCAGCCCAAGTACCGATCATCGTTGCAGTCAATAAAATGGATAAGCCACAAGCCAACCCAGAATTGGTGATGACGGAATTATCTAATTTAGGATTGATTCCAGAAGCATGGGGTGGTAATACCCCTTATGTAGAAGTCTCTGCCCTTAAAGGTAAAGGCATCGACACTTTATTGGATGTCATCCAATTGGTTTCTGAAATTGAAGATTTGAAAGCCAACCCGAACCGTCTTGCCAGTGGTACTGTCATTGAAGCTAGACTGGATAAAGGTAGAGGAATTGTTACCACTGTCATCGTTACCAACGGGACATTAAAAGTCGGTGACAACGTGGTCGCAGGGAATACCTATGGTAAGATTCGTACCATGAATGACGACACCAAACGTCGTTATGACGAAGCCATCCCAGGTCAACCTGTGGAAATCACTGGTTTATTTGATATGCCTGAAGCGGGCGATATCTTCGTCGCGTTGAGCGATGAAAGACAAGCGCGTCAAATTGCTGAAGAACGCCAAGCACGTCAACGTGAAGGCGAAATGGCAAAACAAAAGAAAGCTTCTTTAAAATCCATGATGGAACAAGCAGAAGCGGAACAAAAAGAATTGGTACTCATCATCAAAGGGGATACCCAAGGGTCGATTGAAGCGTTGAAAGGCTCACTTGAAAAACTCGATATTGAAGGTTTACACGTCAATGTCATTCGTTCTTCAGTCGGTGCCATCACCGAAAGTGATGTATCTTTAGCCAGTGCATCCAACGCCATCATCATCGGGTTTAACGTTAGACCTACCAGTGTTGTTCGCGAATTCGCGAAGAGCCAAGGGGTTGAAGTGAGACTGTATAACATCATTTATAAAGCCATTGAAGACATCGAAGCAGCCTTGACAGGTATGTTAGCACCAGAGTTTGAAGAAGTGGTGACTGGACAAGCTGAAGTACGTTCCGTATTTAGAATATCTAAAGTCGGTGCCGTTGCCGGTTGTTATGTGACCGATGGTGTCATCGAACGTAACTCATTGGTGAGAGTCATCCGTGAAGGTATCGTTGTTTATGAAGGCAAAATGGCTTCATTAAAGCGCTTCAAAGACGATGCTAAAGAAGTCAAAGCTGGTTATGAATGTGGTATTTCCATTGAAAACTTTAACGATATTAAAGAAGGCGACATTATGGAAGCCTCAATTGAAAAAGAAGTGGAGCGTGGTTAA
- the rbfA gene encoding 30S ribosome-binding factor RbfA, which translates to MSSISIERLNSLFLRELAVIINRENKSDVVNYYNLTEVRITRDLSFATVFYTILNDDPEVIKVAQANLDKINKQVRKELASKVNNLRKMPELVFKYDEALAYGNKIDKILKSIE; encoded by the coding sequence ATGTCAAGCATTTCCATCGAAAGATTGAATTCGTTATTCTTAAGAGAACTCGCTGTCATCATCAATCGTGAAAACAAATCCGATGTGGTGAACTACTATAATTTAACAGAAGTACGCATCACACGTGACTTGTCTTTCGCAACCGTGTTCTACACGATCTTGAATGATGATCCAGAAGTCATCAAAGTTGCGCAAGCCAACTTGGACAAAATCAACAAACAAGTGCGTAAAGAACTCGCATCTAAAGTCAACAATCTACGTAAAATGCCGGAATTGGTTTTTAAGTATGATGAAGCCTTGGCTTATGGCAACAAAATTGATAAAATTCTTAAATCCATCGAATAG
- a CDS encoding NfeD family protein, with product MEFLNDYLMIIIWAVVLVGTILIEFETSDLVTIWFSVGAIGALIAAASNVNFFGQIAIFIVVSLVLLALTRPLTKRFMDKEVIKTNADRTVGMHGVVVTEIPFDGKGEVKVDSQIWRAFTTQKDPIPVGTRVVILDIVGNKLLVDVLKEDL from the coding sequence ATGGAATTTTTAAATGATTATTTGATGATTATTATTTGGGCAGTTGTATTGGTAGGGACCATTTTAATTGAGTTTGAAACCTCTGATTTGGTCACTATTTGGTTCTCTGTCGGTGCGATTGGTGCATTGATTGCAGCCGCATCAAACGTGAATTTCTTTGGACAAATCGCCATTTTCATCGTCGTATCGTTGGTTTTATTGGCGTTAACTCGCCCATTGACCAAACGTTTCATGGACAAGGAAGTCATTAAAACCAATGCTGACCGTACGGTTGGTATGCATGGTGTCGTGGTTACTGAAATACCGTTTGATGGTAAAGGTGAAGTCAAAGTAGATTCTCAAATTTGGAGAGCCTTTACAACACAAAAAGATCCTATTCCAGTAGGTACACGTGTGGTTATTTTAGATATCGTGGGCAATAAGTTGCTTGTCGATGTCCTTAAAGAAGACTTATAA
- a CDS encoding SPFH domain-containing protein, whose translation MFNLLAVEPGTIALVILLILLLLAVIIALSSIRIVRQTQALVIERLGRYYATWNTGIHLLVPFIDRVSKTVTLKEIVNDYAPQPVITKDNVTMQIDTVVYYQITDPKAFAYGVDNPNRALETLTATTVRNIIGALDLDEALTSRELINSKMRIILDEATDPWGIKVVRVELKNIIPPKDIREAMEKQMRAEREKRQSILIAEGERQSAILKAEGFKESQILEAQAQKEAAILRAAGEAEAILKVQEATAKGIEMVKKAGADHSVLTLKAYDALVEVSKGQATKLIIPSELQGLAGLVTSAKELFSEDKKSTK comes from the coding sequence ATGTTTAACTTATTAGCTGTAGAACCGGGTACGATTGCATTAGTCATTCTACTCATCTTGTTGTTACTTGCAGTGATCATTGCTTTATCGAGTATTCGAATTGTCAGACAAACACAAGCATTGGTTATTGAAAGATTGGGTCGTTATTATGCGACATGGAACACAGGGATTCACCTATTGGTACCATTCATTGATCGCGTATCAAAAACAGTAACCCTTAAAGAAATTGTTAATGACTATGCACCACAACCAGTCATTACCAAAGATAACGTTACGATGCAAATCGACACCGTCGTCTATTATCAAATTACCGACCCTAAAGCATTCGCTTATGGTGTAGATAATCCTAACCGTGCCCTTGAAACATTGACAGCAACCACGGTTCGTAACATCATCGGTGCCCTTGACTTAGATGAAGCGTTAACCAGCCGTGAACTCATCAACAGCAAAATGCGTATCATCTTAGATGAAGCGACAGACCCATGGGGTATCAAAGTCGTTCGTGTGGAATTGAAGAACATCATCCCACCTAAAGACATCCGTGAAGCCATGGAAAAACAAATGAGAGCAGAACGTGAAAAACGTCAATCGATTTTGATCGCAGAAGGGGAAAGACAATCCGCCATCTTAAAAGCTGAAGGTTTCAAAGAATCTCAAATCCTTGAAGCACAAGCTCAAAAAGAAGCAGCCATTCTTAGAGCTGCCGGTGAAGCTGAAGCTATTTTAAAAGTCCAAGAAGCGACTGCAAAAGGGATCGAAATGGTTAAAAAAGCAGGTGCTGACCATTCAGTACTTACATTAAAAGCCTATGATGCATTGGTTGAAGTTTCTAAAGGTCAAGCAACCAAACTCATCATTCCTTCCGAACTTCAAGGCTTAGCAGGTTTAGTGACCTCCGCCAAAGAATTGTTTAGCGAAGATAAAAAATCGACAAAATAA
- the priA gene encoding replication restart helicase PriA has product MIAEVMLDLKTTQILSAYDYLIPDTLKGFLVVGMRVVVPFGSTTRVGLITGIKPTSLDATKSIIEPFDLEPLITKEQLHLIDYLEKQAMIPKHIAYDKVVPNVLKIDYTKKVHVLQRHLLKSPLLELLTKDHSVFQKTWMKHYHAFKTAESKKIISIETFIEQKKSIQMMISYEATDFKPKTPKQQALWHFLSTERTIDDILSEGYTKAMLKILIEQGSVSTKSIEKISTHRSWIAQDHKVLTTEQNQAIEDIATAFKTYQRFLLKGVSASGKTEVFLQLCRKLQQTNQQALIVTLDEALVEQMADYISPYLSVSKIHSGLTEQQKLDAYRAVQLGASDVLITTPFGMFTPFQSLGLIVADEAQDSIYLDYAKTVHGLDVLVERAKYHKVPLVYASATPPVQLLYDAQMGKLNWIELTEKVYQTEDDVIVVDMKKELENGNLSMLSKTLHEAISQTLRNRQQVLILANRQGYAPYVMCRSCGHVPTCEKCDTPLVYHKEKHKLKCHHCGYTIPPVYVCDACGSEKIKPVGIAIEQVESHIKMAFPRAKVSRLDADNTTKKGVYIDTIKAFKDKEIDILIGTQMISKGHDFDIPLVGILLIDSMLKAPTYLANERTYQLIRQTMGRAGRKQAGLSIIQTYQPNHFVIKTIQDESAFYEQELNRRMLAKNPPYTQLLTLVFRGKTSEQTEKAIQRLKQTVLARYSQFEIIGPSEYQQHTYKLMIKTQKRQDLSTLIEWIKKTYENPSLSISFYRYNDEV; this is encoded by the coding sequence ATGATTGCAGAAGTGATGCTGGATTTAAAAACCACCCAAATCTTATCTGCTTACGATTATCTCATCCCCGATACATTGAAGGGATTTTTAGTCGTCGGGATGCGTGTGGTGGTGCCTTTTGGTAGCACCACCCGTGTGGGTCTCATCACTGGGATCAAACCAACTTCTCTTGACGCAACCAAGTCCATTATAGAACCATTTGATTTAGAACCCCTGATAACCAAAGAACAGCTTCATTTGATCGATTATTTGGAAAAACAAGCCATGATACCTAAGCATATAGCCTATGATAAAGTTGTCCCAAATGTCTTAAAAATCGACTATACCAAAAAGGTTCATGTTTTACAAAGACACTTATTGAAGTCACCTTTATTGGAACTTTTAACAAAGGACCATTCGGTATTTCAAAAAACATGGATGAAACACTATCACGCATTTAAAACAGCAGAATCCAAGAAAATCATATCTATTGAAACCTTCATAGAACAAAAGAAGTCGATTCAAATGATGATTTCATATGAAGCGACCGACTTTAAACCAAAGACCCCAAAACAACAAGCTTTATGGCACTTTTTATCCACCGAGAGGACCATCGATGATATCCTGTCGGAAGGGTATACCAAAGCCATGTTGAAAATACTGATTGAACAAGGGTCTGTCAGCACCAAATCGATTGAAAAAATATCGACCCATCGTTCCTGGATTGCACAAGATCATAAAGTGTTAACTACCGAACAAAATCAAGCGATTGAGGATATCGCAACCGCCTTTAAAACCTATCAACGCTTTCTGCTCAAAGGGGTCTCGGCCTCTGGTAAAACCGAGGTATTTTTACAACTTTGTCGTAAACTACAACAGACCAATCAACAAGCACTCATCGTCACCTTAGATGAAGCATTGGTCGAACAAATGGCGGATTATATCTCACCTTATTTGAGTGTTTCAAAAATCCATTCCGGATTGACAGAACAACAAAAACTCGATGCTTACCGAGCGGTTCAACTCGGTGCATCTGATGTCCTGATCACAACCCCTTTTGGGATGTTTACCCCATTTCAATCTTTGGGATTGATTGTGGCTGACGAAGCTCAAGATAGCATCTATCTCGATTATGCAAAAACGGTCCATGGTTTGGATGTCTTGGTAGAAAGAGCGAAATACCATAAAGTGCCTTTGGTTTACGCATCCGCCACCCCACCAGTTCAACTATTGTACGATGCCCAAATGGGAAAGTTAAATTGGATTGAACTCACCGAAAAAGTCTACCAAACTGAGGATGACGTTATCGTAGTAGATATGAAAAAAGAACTCGAAAACGGGAACTTATCGATGTTGTCTAAAACGCTTCATGAAGCGATTAGCCAAACATTGAGAAATAGACAACAAGTCTTGATTTTAGCCAATCGACAAGGCTATGCACCTTATGTGATGTGTCGTAGCTGTGGACATGTCCCTACCTGTGAAAAATGCGATACCCCGTTGGTGTATCATAAAGAAAAACATAAACTCAAATGTCACCACTGTGGGTATACCATCCCACCGGTGTATGTATGTGATGCTTGTGGCAGTGAGAAAATTAAACCGGTTGGGATCGCGATTGAACAAGTTGAGTCTCATATCAAAATGGCTTTTCCAAGAGCCAAAGTGAGTCGATTAGATGCGGATAACACCACTAAAAAAGGTGTTTATATCGATACGATTAAGGCATTCAAAGATAAGGAAATAGATATTTTAATTGGCACACAAATGATATCCAAGGGACATGATTTTGATATCCCTTTGGTCGGTATTTTATTGATTGACTCGATGTTAAAAGCACCTACCTATTTGGCCAATGAACGAACGTATCAATTGATCCGACAAACGATGGGTAGGGCTGGTCGAAAACAAGCGGGATTGTCGATCATACAAACGTATCAACCAAATCATTTTGTGATCAAAACCATTCAAGATGAATCGGCGTTTTATGAACAAGAACTCAACCGTCGAATGTTGGCGAAAAACCCACCCTATACCCAGTTGTTAACCTTGGTATTTAGAGGGAAAACATCAGAACAGACCGAAAAAGCCATCCAACGATTGAAACAAACCGTATTGGCTCGTTATTCTCAGTTTGAGATCATTGGACCCAGCGAATATCAACAACATACCTATAAATTGATGATTAAAACCCAAAAACGCCAAGATTTAAGTACCCTCATCGAATGGATCAAAAAAACATATGAAAATCCATCGCTATCGATTTCATTTTATCGATATAATGATGAAGTTTAG
- the fmt gene encoding methionyl-tRNA formyltransferase: MKIVFMGTPAYAVPTLQMLHEQYGVALVVTQPDKKVGRAGKVEFSPVKQYAMAHNIPLFQPIKMKLDYQPILDVKPDIIVTAAYGQMIPKAVLDAGISVNLHGSLLPKYRGGAPVQYAIRNGESETGVTLMYMAPKMDSGDIIEMKNVQIESNDTTDSLMEKLSWVARDLLELNLPLLMNGKAKRIAQDESLVSFAYNLKPSDEYLDFRQTYQQIDCHLRSLLSQPGGSIFIQNTRIKVYEIAKSDIILSGVPGEILSDKKHLYIRCQDAVVELIKIQPENKKIMMARDFLNGQKLFVKGDIVTYEEKSII; the protein is encoded by the coding sequence ATGAAAATAGTCTTCATGGGAACACCTGCGTATGCGGTACCTACCTTACAAATGTTACATGAACAATATGGGGTTGCACTGGTGGTCACCCAACCAGATAAAAAAGTGGGTCGTGCAGGCAAGGTTGAATTTTCACCCGTAAAACAATATGCCATGGCACACAATATCCCCCTATTTCAACCCATCAAAATGAAGTTGGACTACCAACCCATTTTGGATGTAAAACCGGATATCATCGTCACAGCTGCTTACGGACAAATGATTCCAAAAGCGGTGCTTGATGCAGGTATATCTGTCAATTTACATGGGTCATTACTGCCCAAGTATCGAGGTGGCGCTCCTGTTCAATATGCCATTAGAAACGGTGAATCGGAAACAGGTGTTACTTTGATGTATATGGCACCTAAAATGGATTCAGGTGACATCATCGAGATGAAAAACGTCCAGATTGAGTCAAATGATACCACCGATAGCTTGATGGAAAAACTCAGTTGGGTGGCGAGAGACTTGCTTGAACTAAATCTACCCCTACTCATGAATGGCAAAGCCAAAAGAATTGCCCAAGATGAATCCTTGGTGAGCTTTGCATATAATTTAAAACCATCCGATGAATATTTAGACTTTAGACAAACCTATCAGCAAATCGATTGTCATTTGAGGTCACTATTATCACAACCTGGCGGTTCAATATTCATTCAAAATACACGGATTAAGGTATACGAAATCGCAAAAAGTGATATAATATTAAGCGGAGTCCCTGGCGAGATTTTAAGCGATAAGAAGCACTTATACATCCGTTGTCAAGACGCGGTGGTTGAGCTTATTAAAATCCAACCTGAAAATAAGAAAATCATGATGGCAAGAGATTTTCTGAATGGACAAAAACTATTCGTCAAAGGAGACATCGTAACATATGAAGAAAAAAGTATTATTTAG
- a CDS encoding phosphatidylglycerophosphatase A family protein, whose protein sequence is MKKKVLFSREEMTRLCVEALKSRGVSVDDIADIAYKQQARYTDNIKFETCRESVLKVLSLRDIFHHVLLSVEIDKLVEKKMFSSPIQDIIEQDLGLFGVDEVLGLDVARLYGVIGMTNFGDIDVNKHGIVKQLNEDGKKEGIVHTFLDDIVGAIAAAASTRVAQVINEDIAQEEPHKQISLFD, encoded by the coding sequence ATGAAGAAAAAAGTATTATTTAGCCGTGAAGAGATGACTCGTCTATGTGTCGAAGCATTGAAGAGCCGTGGCGTTTCTGTCGATGATATCGCGGACATTGCTTACAAACAACAAGCCCGTTATACAGACAACATTAAATTTGAAACCTGTCGTGAATCTGTCCTTAAAGTCTTGTCATTAAGAGACATTTTCCACCATGTTTTATTATCTGTTGAAATTGATAAATTGGTTGAAAAAAAGATGTTCTCATCACCGATTCAAGACATCATCGAACAAGATTTAGGTCTATTTGGTGTGGATGAAGTCTTAGGGTTAGACGTTGCGAGATTATACGGCGTCATCGGTATGACCAACTTTGGTGACATCGATGTCAATAAACATGGCATTGTAAAACAGTTGAATGAAGATGGCAAAAAAGAAGGCATCGTTCATACATTCTTAGACGATATCGTTGGTGCGATTGCGGCTGCAGCTTCCACTAGAGTGGCACAAGTCATCAATGAAGACATCGCTCAAGAAGAACCACACAAACAAATCTCATTATTTGACTAA
- the metK gene encoding methionine adenosyltransferase, whose protein sequence is MERKLFTSESVTSGHPDKICDRLSDAILDAILKEDKDARVACETAVTTGLVLVMGEITTKTYVDIQTIVRNTVSDIGYDRGKYGFDAENLAVLVSINNQSPDIAMGVDEYEGHEQGAGDQGLMFGFACDETDNYMPLPIELAHRLVRRLDTVRHENILDFLRPDGKAQVTIEYDEHDRPARIDTVVVSSQHADIDIEVVRAGIKKEVIDAVLPKELVDDHTKFMINPTGKFVVGGPKGDSGLTGRKIIVDTYGGYARHGGGAFSGKDPSKVDRSASYMARYIAKNVVASGVASKCEVQLAYAIGVAKPVSIRIDTFGTAKVEDHQIVEVIRNHFDVTPKGIIKTLDLKRPIYQQTANYGHMGRSDVELPWERLDKVDFFKHLL, encoded by the coding sequence ATGGAAAGAAAACTATTTACATCAGAATCGGTGACCAGTGGTCATCCAGACAAAATATGTGACCGTCTATCTGACGCCATTTTAGACGCGATTTTAAAAGAAGACAAGGACGCTCGAGTCGCTTGTGAGACAGCTGTGACCACCGGACTTGTTTTGGTGATGGGTGAAATCACCACTAAAACGTACGTGGACATCCAAACCATTGTCAGAAATACCGTTTCAGACATCGGATATGATCGTGGTAAATATGGATTTGATGCTGAAAACTTAGCGGTTTTGGTATCGATCAACAACCAATCGCCTGACATCGCGATGGGTGTCGATGAATATGAAGGCCATGAACAAGGGGCAGGCGATCAAGGCTTGATGTTTGGATTTGCATGTGATGAAACCGATAATTATATGCCGCTACCCATTGAATTGGCACACCGTTTGGTCAGACGATTAGATACCGTTAGACACGAAAATATCTTGGATTTCTTACGTCCAGATGGTAAAGCTCAAGTGACGATTGAATACGATGAACATGACCGTCCAGCACGTATCGATACCGTTGTTGTGTCTTCTCAGCACGCTGACATCGATATCGAAGTTGTACGTGCAGGCATCAAAAAAGAAGTCATTGATGCGGTATTACCAAAAGAATTGGTCGATGATCATACCAAATTTATGATCAACCCAACTGGTAAATTTGTGGTGGGTGGTCCTAAAGGAGACTCTGGTTTAACCGGTCGTAAGATCATCGTCGATACTTACGGTGGCTACGCAAGACATGGTGGTGGGGCATTCTCGGGTAAAGACCCTTCAAAAGTGGACCGCAGCGCCTCATATATGGCAAGATATATTGCGAAAAACGTCGTTGCGAGCGGGGTTGCTTCTAAGTGTGAAGTACAACTCGCCTATGCCATTGGTGTAGCGAAACCAGTATCCATTCGCATCGATACTTTTGGTACAGCCAAAGTCGAAGACCATCAAATCGTGGAAGTCATTCGAAATCATTTCGATGTTACCCCAAAAGGTATCATAAAAACGTTGGACTTAAAGCGTCCAATCTACCAACAAACCGCGAATTACGGCCATATGGGGCGTAGTGATGTGGAATTACCATGGGAACGTTTAGATAAGGTTGATTTCTTTAAGCATTTATTATAA
- a CDS encoding DUF3137 domain-containing protein, whose product MEYKDVLATYETKRLEMYQAYQSNMKKGFLLLIVLVGIYFLAKAGQIASEYRKLTKEKIIKALIESQYEEADYRPQDSISLAHINGLNFYQRPDRFHGEDLMRGKYKGVRFACSDIHMEERVEHRDSKGNVTYSYQTIFKGRWYTFDYERDFAQILQVKEGRFVGAAARGLKKYETESVQFNKKFKVFASDEQYVYYQLTPVLIEKILEMENMHRGHYQMMYYANHLDVAVYDSSDSFELKLKTPLTMETIGHILNDIDMPAAIINEFKLDSEKFKKQ is encoded by the coding sequence ATGGAATATAAAGACGTTTTAGCGACTTATGAAACGAAGCGATTGGAGATGTATCAAGCCTACCAATCGAACATGAAAAAAGGTTTCTTGTTATTGATTGTGTTGGTGGGCATCTATTTTCTAGCGAAAGCAGGACAAATCGCCAGTGAATACCGTAAACTCACCAAAGAAAAAATCATCAAAGCATTGATTGAATCCCAATATGAAGAAGCGGATTATAGACCACAAGATTCGATCTCATTGGCGCACATCAATGGTTTAAACTTCTATCAAAGACCTGACCGTTTTCACGGAGAAGATTTGATGAGAGGTAAATACAAGGGTGTTCGTTTTGCTTGTTCAGATATTCACATGGAAGAACGTGTTGAACATCGCGACTCAAAAGGCAACGTGACCTATTCATACCAAACGATTTTCAAGGGCCGTTGGTACACATTTGACTATGAAAGAGATTTTGCACAAATTCTTCAAGTCAAAGAAGGTCGATTTGTCGGTGCAGCCGCTCGAGGACTTAAAAAATATGAAACCGAATCGGTGCAATTCAACAAGAAGTTTAAAGTATTCGCATCCGATGAACAATATGTATATTACCAACTTACCCCAGTATTGATTGAAAAGATACTGGAAATGGAGAACATGCACCGAGGACACTACCAAATGATGTACTATGCAAATCACTTGGATGTCGCTGTGTATGATTCATCCGATTCATTCGAATTAAAATTGAAAACACCGCTAACGATGGAAACCATTGGACACATCTTAAATGATATTGATATGCCAGCCGCAATCATCAATGAGTTCAAGTTGGATAGCGAAAAGTTTAAAAAACAATAG
- a CDS encoding LemA family protein has product MDTGLVVLFVVLGLLLVIVLWVIGTLNTFNRLLVKVDEAESGIDVALTKRFDLLTKMVSATKGYADHERKTLESVIAMRQPAHGAPIGEKQAFANQLSDSMARLNVVVEQYPQLRASENFAKLQSASSEVEENLQAARRVYNANVSYYNQKIVVFPSSMIANWKGFTKRDFFEAEAQKRQDVEFKF; this is encoded by the coding sequence ATGGATACAGGACTTGTCGTTTTATTTGTAGTACTCGGTTTACTGTTAGTCATTGTTTTATGGGTCATCGGCACCCTCAATACCTTCAACAGACTTTTAGTCAAAGTTGATGAAGCTGAATCTGGTATTGATGTTGCTTTAACAAAACGCTTTGACTTATTAACCAAAATGGTTTCAGCAACCAAAGGTTATGCAGACCATGAAAGAAAGACTTTAGAATCTGTCATTGCTATGCGTCAACCAGCGCATGGTGCACCGATTGGTGAAAAGCAAGCATTCGCGAACCAATTATCCGATTCGATGGCACGTTTAAATGTGGTTGTTGAACAATACCCACAACTCAGAGCATCGGAAAACTTTGCTAAATTACAAAGTGCAAGCTCAGAAGTAGAAGAAAACCTTCAAGCAGCAAGACGTGTTTACAACGCGAACGTTTCTTATTACAATCAAAAGATTGTGGTATTCCCAAGTTCGATGATTGCCAATTGGAAAGGCTTTACAAAACGTGACTTCTTTGAAGCGGAAGCTCAAAAACGTCAAGACGTAGAATTTAAATTCTAA